Below is a genomic region from Flavobacterium ginsengisoli.
AATTATTGCATTATTAACGATTTTAGCAAGTCTTCAAATCAGTGCAAAAATCAAACTGCCAGCATTGTTTACTGATAACATGATGCTACAGCAAAAATCTAACGCACCAATTTGGGGCTGGGCAGAAAAGAACGCTAACATCATAATCAAAACTTCGTGGGATTCTAAAAGCTATAAAACAAAAGCAGACGCTTCAGGTAAGTGGAAAACAGAATTACAGACTTCTTCTTTTGGTGGCCCATACACGATTGAAGTTTCAGAAGGAAACGAAAAAGTAACCATCAAAAATGTTTTATTAGGTGAAGTTTGGCTTTGTTCAGGACAATCGAATATGGAAATGCCATTGAAAGGATTTCAAGGTCAGCCAGTTAAAAATGGAAACGAAATTATTGTAAGATCGACCAATAAAAACATTCGTTTAATTACGATTCCAAGAGCAACGGTTTTGGAACCTTTGCAAGATTTCGAAGGAAAATGGGAAGAAGCTTCTCCAAAATCGACTTCAAATTTTAGTGCAACAGCTTGGTATTTTGGGTCGCTTTTACAGGAAGTTTTAAATGTTCCGGTTGGATTGATTCATGTTTCGTACGGAGGTTCGAGCATGGAAGCGTGGATGAATCAGGAAATGCTGAAAGATTTTACAAGTGCTAAAATTCCGACCACAAAAGAAGAATTGGCAAAAGATCCGAATCGTGTTCCGACAACTTTATTTAACGGAATGCTTTCGCCTGTAATTGGTTACGGAATTAAAGGCTGTATTTGGTATCAGGGCGAGTCGAATTACGAAAGAGCTTCTGAATATACCGCTTTAATGAAGAAAATGGTCAGCAGTTGGAGAGCGTTATGGAAACAAGGAGATTTTCCGTTTTACTATGCGCAGATCGCACCGTTCAATTATGCTTCTTTTCACCCAAAAGATTATCAGGAAAAATACAATTCAGCTTATTTGAGAGAAGCGCAGTTTAAGGCTTCAAAGGAAATTCCGAATGCAGCAATGGCAGTTTTAATGGATGTTGGAGAAGAAAATAACATTCATCCAATGGACAAAGAAAAAGGAGGGAATCGATTAGCTTTTCAAGCTTTGGCAAGAACATACGGAATTGAAGGTTTCGAATTCGAAAGTCCGAAATACAAATCGATGGAAATAAAAGATGGTGCTGTAACGGTTTCTTTTGATGATGTTGCAAACGGAATTACATCTTATGATAAAGAAGTAACTGGTTTTGAAATAGCAGGAGAAGACAAAGTTTTTTATCCAGCTAAAACTGTGCTCAGAAGAAAATCAGTGGTTTTGACTTCGGGTAAAGTAAAGAATCCTGTTGCGGTAAGATATTTATGGAAGGATTTCGCTAAAGCGGAATTGTTTAGCGCAGGTGGTTTGCCAGTTTCTTCATTTAGAACAGACGAATGGTAATTATGAATTGTTAATTGTGAATTGTTAATTGTGAATTGTTAATTGTGAATTGTTAATTGTGAATTGTGAATGATGAGTTATGAGTTTTGGCGTCTAGTTTGTCATTTCGACGAAGGAGAAATCTTCGCAAGTAACTCGACAAAGATTTGGATCCAAAATAATGATTTTTAAGAAGCTTAATTTATAACTCTCGCAGATTTGGCAGATTTTGGAGATAAAAATAAATCTGCTCAATCTGTCAAATCTGCGAGAGAACAAAAAATATACCTACAAGGTTTTGGAAACCTTGCAGGAAAACGTAAAAAATGAAAAATAATATACTATTACTACTTCTCTTCACGACGCTTTGTCTTAGAGCGCAAATCCCTGCACTTGATAATTACAATCAGGTTTGGACAACGCAAAGCAACAATTCATCAGAATCGATGCCTTTGGGTGGCGGTGATATTGGTATGAATGTCTGGGTAGAGAAAGGTGATTTGTATTTCTATTTTTCCCGAAGCGGAACTTTCGACGAACATAATACTTTATTGAAATTAGGTCGTGTAAAAGTGACGTTAAGCCCAAATCCTTTTGAAGGAAAAGATGGTTTTCGTCAGGAATTGAAACTCAAAGACGGTTATATTTTATTAGGGCAGAATAATACTAAAATCAAACTTTGGGTAGATGTTTTTAAACCCATAATTCATGTTGATTTAGAAAGTAAAAATGCACTGAAAATGACGGCTTCTTATGAAAGCTGGCGTTATCAAAATCGTTATCCAAAAGGAAAAGAAAACAACGCTAATTCATATAAATGGGCGCCTAAGGGAGAACTTATTACCTATAAAGATTCTATTTCGTTTGAAAATAATGGAGTTAAATTTTACCACAGAAATAGAGAAAATACTGTTTTTGATGTTGCGGTAAAACAGCAGAAAATGGAATCGGTAAAAGACCAAATGCTGAACCCAATTGCGAATTTGACTTTTGGTGGATTCATGAAAGGCGATAATTTAAAAC
It encodes:
- a CDS encoding sialate O-acetylesterase: MKKSIIALLTILASLQISAKIKLPALFTDNMMLQQKSNAPIWGWAEKNANIIIKTSWDSKSYKTKADASGKWKTELQTSSFGGPYTIEVSEGNEKVTIKNVLLGEVWLCSGQSNMEMPLKGFQGQPVKNGNEIIVRSTNKNIRLITIPRATVLEPLQDFEGKWEEASPKSTSNFSATAWYFGSLLQEVLNVPVGLIHVSYGGSSMEAWMNQEMLKDFTSAKIPTTKEELAKDPNRVPTTLFNGMLSPVIGYGIKGCIWYQGESNYERASEYTALMKKMVSSWRALWKQGDFPFYYAQIAPFNYASFHPKDYQEKYNSAYLREAQFKASKEIPNAAMAVLMDVGEENNIHPMDKEKGGNRLAFQALARTYGIEGFEFESPKYKSMEIKDGAVTVSFDDVANGITSYDKEVTGFEIAGEDKVFYPAKTVLRRKSVVLTSGKVKNPVAVRYLWKDFAKAELFSAGGLPVSSFRTDEW